The Paenibacillus sp. YPG26 genome includes a window with the following:
- the ypeB gene encoding germination protein YpeB → MYKRLSAVLFPLSAILLIGALIWGYQENQEKNSILIKAENQYQRAFHDLSYHVDRLHGEIGNTLAVHSASTPMHRKGLMNLWRITSEAQNEINQLPLTLLHFNKTEEFLSKIAKFSYQTANRDLTKQPLTDKELKNLKELYKTSNEISSEIQKVQGKVINHHLRWMDVETALASEHKAQDNTIIDGFKTVDKKVSEYPELDWGPSVLSIYNKRSVKKLSGAPTTVEQIKEKAVDFAGYTDASQVEVTENGKGTEWSSFTAVLPGKSKGDRMTIDFTKNGGHVIAYNYTRQVNNRSISDDEAHRSAAQFLKDKGYKDMQAIVYDPSDNIANLTYVTKHDDIYLYPEKVTVRVALDNGQVIGLQASDYVYERDNKPEVMQPKLSLADARKFLNSDLKVTYHRKALIENEQSERVVTYEFGGRINGSQYRIFINGNTGAEEAVEEIRSGRQAASLK, encoded by the coding sequence ATGTACAAGAGATTAAGTGCTGTTCTATTCCCCCTAAGTGCAATCTTGCTAATCGGGGCTCTCATCTGGGGTTATCAAGAGAACCAGGAGAAGAACTCGATTCTGATTAAAGCAGAGAACCAGTATCAGCGGGCCTTTCATGATCTGTCCTATCATGTAGACCGCCTGCACGGGGAGATCGGGAATACGCTAGCCGTTCATTCAGCGTCCACACCAATGCACCGCAAAGGTCTAATGAATCTGTGGCGGATCACCAGTGAAGCGCAAAATGAGATCAATCAGCTCCCGCTTACCCTTTTACACTTCAATAAGACGGAAGAGTTCCTGTCCAAGATAGCCAAGTTCTCTTACCAGACCGCCAACCGCGATCTGACAAAGCAGCCTTTGACTGACAAAGAGCTCAAGAATCTGAAGGAGCTGTACAAGACTTCTAACGAGATTTCATCCGAAATCCAGAAGGTTCAAGGGAAGGTTATTAATCATCACTTGAGATGGATGGATGTGGAGACAGCTCTCGCAAGTGAACATAAGGCCCAGGATAATACCATTATTGACGGCTTCAAAACAGTTGACAAGAAGGTCAGTGAGTATCCAGAGCTCGACTGGGGGCCTTCCGTGCTCAGTATTTACAATAAGCGTTCAGTCAAGAAGCTGAGCGGCGCCCCTACTACCGTAGAACAGATTAAAGAGAAGGCAGTTGATTTCGCCGGATACACGGACGCGTCTCAAGTCGAAGTAACCGAGAATGGAAAAGGGACGGAATGGTCCTCATTCACCGCCGTTCTGCCCGGGAAGTCCAAAGGCGACCGGATGACGATCGATTTCACCAAGAATGGTGGACACGTAATTGCTTATAACTATACCCGGCAGGTCAATAACCGTTCCATTTCGGATGATGAAGCCCACCGGAGTGCAGCCCAGTTCCTGAAGGACAAAGGTTATAAGGACATGCAGGCTATCGTCTACGATCCCTCGGATAACATCGCGAACCTGACGTACGTAACTAAGCATGACGACATCTACTTATATCCGGAGAAAGTAACCGTGCGCGTTGCGCTGGATAACGGACAAGTAATCGGACTGCAGGCTAGTGACTATGTATATGAACGTGATAATAAGCCTGAAGTAATGCAGCCAAAGCTTTCGTTAGCCGATGCCCGCAAGTTTTTGAATTCGGATCTTAAAGTGACCTATCACCGCAAAGCTCTCATTGAGAACGAGCAGTCAGAGCGGGTGGTGACTTATGAGTTTGGCGGCCGGATAAACGGTTCTCAGTACCGTATTTTCATCAATGGGAACACGGGTGCCGAGGAAGCTGTAGAGGAAATACGCTCTGGACGCCAAGCCGCTTCTCTAAAATAA
- a CDS encoding flagellar brake domain-containing protein yields the protein MLPKINDLVYIQIASEVEKEEKIEYKSRISEIEEDSYLIEVPIPVDGGGMKKLYMGDELSGYFLADEGVKNYFSTYVLGFVSDNIKLVRIRKPDPDSITRIQRRNFLRVTADLEVAVKTPGNIRFVARTEDIGGGGFSFYCETNYSLVEGDILHCWILLPYKNGSIEHVPIEAEIVRMKKLETGRSLVMMKFESISDMERQKLIKYCFERQFDFRNR from the coding sequence TTGCTTCCCAAAATCAATGATCTTGTATATATACAGATTGCTTCAGAAGTTGAGAAGGAAGAGAAAATCGAATACAAATCACGTATCTCCGAAATAGAAGAAGATTCCTATTTGATTGAGGTGCCGATTCCTGTTGATGGCGGCGGGATGAAGAAGCTGTACATGGGCGATGAGCTGTCGGGCTATTTTCTGGCGGACGAGGGTGTCAAAAATTATTTCAGCACCTACGTGCTTGGCTTTGTCAGTGATAATATCAAGCTGGTACGAATTCGTAAGCCAGACCCGGATTCCATTACAAGGATACAGCGCCGGAATTTCCTCCGGGTTACCGCTGATCTGGAGGTGGCGGTCAAGACACCGGGGAATATAAGGTTCGTGGCCCGTACCGAAGATATCGGCGGCGGGGGGTTCTCGTTCTATTGTGAGACTAACTACAGCCTGGTTGAAGGGGATATCCTTCACTGCTGGATCCTTCTTCCTTATAAGAATGGTTCAATCGAACACGTTCCTATTGAAGCCGAGATTGTTCGTATGAAGAAGCTTGAGACCGGAAGAAGTCTGGTCATGATGAAGTTCGAGAGCATCTCCGATATGGAGCGTCAGAAGCTGATCAAATACTGTTTTGAACGGCAGTTTGATTTCCGTAACCGATAA
- the prsW gene encoding glutamic-type intramembrane protease PrsW, which produces MLWLAIGTAAVAPGVALLTYFYLKDKYDSEPLHMVIKIFLLGFLIVLPIMILQRGMTYWLGSHSLVESFLVSAGIEELIKWFVLYHMIYNHMEFDEPYDGIVYATAVSLGFATVENVIFALAHQASVDVLLVRALLPVSGHAMFGVIMGYYLGRSKFSVGHKRHKFLLFSLLMPVFWHGVYDWILNYTTQYWIWYIIPLMAFLWFGGIGKMYRANDRSPFRLTEAGGSD; this is translated from the coding sequence TTGCTTTGGCTTGCTATAGGAACTGCAGCGGTGGCTCCAGGGGTCGCGCTGCTTACCTATTTTTATTTGAAGGATAAATACGATTCTGAGCCTCTTCATATGGTAATCAAGATATTTCTGCTCGGATTCCTGATCGTACTGCCGATCATGATTCTTCAGCGGGGAATGACCTATTGGCTTGGGAGTCATTCATTGGTTGAATCTTTTCTTGTCTCTGCAGGGATTGAGGAGCTCATCAAATGGTTCGTGCTGTATCATATGATCTACAACCATATGGAGTTTGATGAACCTTATGATGGAATTGTGTATGCAACGGCGGTATCGCTTGGTTTTGCTACGGTGGAGAATGTGATATTTGCTCTTGCCCATCAGGCATCTGTAGATGTGCTTCTTGTCCGTGCTCTTCTTCCGGTATCGGGACATGCCATGTTCGGCGTTATTATGGGTTATTATTTAGGCCGGTCCAAGTTCTCTGTCGGGCATAAGAGACACAAATTCCTGCTCTTTTCCCTGCTGATGCCTGTATTCTGGCATGGGGTATATGATTGGATCCTTAATTACACTACGCAATACTGGATTTGGTATATTATTCCTTTGATGGCGTTTCTCTGGTTCGGTGGAATCGGCAAGATGTACCGTGCCAATGACAGATCACCGTTCCGGCTTACGGAAGCTGGAGGCAGCGATTAA